A part of Pectobacterium cacticida genomic DNA contains:
- a CDS encoding ABC transporter ATP-binding protein, whose protein sequence is MTSTCETEPRQSGLLRPIRGWIALAVVLQVGSSALVLAPLIGLTELARVLMSVQADREAMVWHIVKISAFCLGGGLALRGLADLTTHLADNAFSLWLRRRLARRMAHAPLSWFSANSSGRIKQGMQDDVTAIHHLVAHAYLNLANAVATLLCVYGYLLFIDWRMTLITLIPLPFFFLLYRQIMRASQAKMAEYGQQLEQVNRSVVEFVQGIPVVKTFGQHGVAHQAYRRAVDSFRDFFLDWVRPLIKPESLSGVIIAPITLLLLVLVGGVTFIHFGWIDIWQLLPFAVLGLGISVPIGTLSNSAQSLQMAKGAFTRLAGLLAIPQQKEPEQVMLNVGNQVYFDRVSFSYGPDRQILHDISLRLEPGTVTALVGASGAGKSTLAKLLLRFAEPDAGRILLGGVDLANIATDHLYRQIGCVFQEVRLLRLSIRDNIALGHPQATDRQVIAAAQAANIHQRILQLPRGYQSIYGEDARLSGGEAQRLSIARALLKEPQLLVLDEATAQADAESEAAIQDTLSRLISQQGNRSLLVVAHRLATVVNADNIVVLAQGRIVEQGTHSQLLANKGEYARLWQAQFSPSKEAVCC, encoded by the coding sequence ATGACTTCAACATGCGAGACTGAACCTCGGCAGTCAGGACTATTGCGGCCGATTCGCGGCTGGATTGCACTGGCGGTAGTACTACAAGTGGGTTCATCGGCGCTGGTGTTGGCCCCGCTAATTGGCCTGACTGAACTGGCGCGGGTGCTGATGAGCGTGCAGGCAGATCGGGAGGCTATGGTCTGGCATATCGTGAAAATATCCGCTTTCTGCCTGGGCGGAGGATTGGCGTTGCGCGGGCTGGCCGATCTCACGACGCACCTCGCTGACAATGCGTTCTCCCTGTGGCTGCGCCGCCGGTTAGCGCGTCGTATGGCGCACGCGCCGCTCAGTTGGTTCAGCGCTAACAGCAGCGGCAGAATTAAGCAGGGTATGCAGGATGACGTGACCGCCATTCATCATCTGGTGGCGCACGCCTATCTGAATCTGGCTAACGCCGTTGCCACCCTGCTGTGCGTCTACGGCTACCTGCTGTTTATCGATTGGCGGATGACGCTGATTACCTTGATTCCGCTACCATTCTTTTTTCTGCTTTATCGCCAGATTATGCGTGCCAGTCAGGCCAAAATGGCGGAATACGGCCAGCAGCTGGAGCAGGTCAATCGCTCGGTGGTGGAGTTTGTCCAGGGCATTCCGGTGGTGAAAACCTTCGGCCAGCATGGCGTTGCGCATCAGGCATATCGCCGGGCGGTAGACAGCTTCCGCGATTTCTTTCTCGACTGGGTGCGCCCGCTGATCAAACCGGAAAGTCTCTCAGGGGTGATCATCGCGCCGATCACCTTGTTGCTGTTGGTGCTGGTTGGCGGCGTCACCTTTATTCATTTCGGCTGGATAGATATCTGGCAACTGCTGCCGTTTGCGGTGCTGGGGCTGGGGATCTCGGTGCCCATTGGTACATTAAGCAACAGCGCACAGTCACTGCAGATGGCGAAGGGGGCTTTTACCCGCCTGGCCGGGTTACTGGCTATCCCGCAACAAAAGGAGCCGGAACAGGTGATGCTCAATGTGGGCAACCAGGTGTATTTTGATCGCGTCAGTTTCAGCTACGGACCCGATCGCCAGATTCTGCATGACATATCGCTGAGGTTGGAACCCGGTACGGTAACGGCGCTGGTTGGCGCCTCCGGGGCGGGCAAATCAACGCTGGCGAAGTTACTCCTACGCTTTGCCGAACCCGACGCCGGCCGGATTCTGCTAGGGGGAGTCGATCTGGCGAATATCGCGACCGACCACCTCTATCGTCAGATTGGCTGTGTCTTTCAGGAGGTACGACTGCTGCGGCTCAGCATCAGAGACAACATTGCTCTGGGTCATCCGCAGGCCACCGATCGGCAAGTGATTGCCGCGGCGCAGGCAGCCAATATCCATCAACGCATTCTGCAATTGCCGCGCGGCTATCAGTCGATCTATGGCGAAGATGCCCGCCTGTCGGGCGGGGAAGCGCAGCGCCTGAGTATTGCCAGAGCGCTGCTCAAGGAGCCGCAGCTGCTGGTGCTGGATGAAGCGACGGCGCAGGCTGACGCCGAGTCGGAGGCCGCCATTCAGGACACGCTCTCCCGGCTCATTTCTCAACAGGGTAATCGCTCGCTGCTGGTGGTGGCTCACCGCCTCGCGACGGTGGTTAACGCCGATAATATCGTGGTGCTGGCACAGGGACGTATTGTGGAACAGGGAACGCATAGCCAACTGCTGGCTAACAAAGGGGAGTACGCCCGTCTGTGGCAGGCGCAGTTCTCACCATCGAAGGAGGCGGTATGCTGCTGA
- a CDS encoding ABC transporter ATP-binding protein — protein sequence MRWVVQVSGLTIRNPRGDAVLQDINFELAAGGSLALIGGSGAGKSTLGRALLGDLTSGQRHAGGQIICCGCEVLQATPRQLRRLRFRHTAWLGQDPAQELTPGMSVRRQLNEFHHGDANAISEMLASLGLPQDNAFLQRFPHQLSGGQRRRVALARVLLKRPQLLILDEPFAGLDRRHREQMMAELRQLQRQYRFALLLIGHQLSAVAEIAQRMLVLHNGQQLEYGDTRQLFVAPQSPLLRAWLSPVTWTRPVTTEGEPLLRVAHWHPGDSRRTALPALSFALHPGQCLAVTGPSGIGKSTLARSLAGLNPPHLGAITLGDRPLASDVRRRSREQQRAIALVPQDPAHSLHPLRSVGQQLQQALDRYRLSHPGSVAALLHQVGLPGDYARRLPRELSGGEQQRVALARALAGQPSVLICDEVTSALDVLSTRTILQLLSQLLTQGLAVLFITHDLPAARQICTVGLHLSSDDADSGAVFDKEICDDFNMRD from the coding sequence ATGCGTTGGGTGGTGCAGGTTTCCGGCCTGACGATCCGCAACCCGCGGGGCGATGCGGTGTTGCAGGACATTAACTTTGAGCTGGCCGCGGGTGGTTCGCTGGCGCTGATTGGCGGCAGCGGGGCAGGGAAAAGTACCCTTGGGCGCGCGCTGTTGGGTGACCTGACCTCCGGGCAGCGCCATGCAGGCGGGCAGATTATCTGCTGCGGGTGCGAGGTATTGCAGGCGACGCCTCGCCAGCTTCGGCGGCTCAGATTCAGGCATACTGCCTGGCTTGGCCAGGACCCGGCACAGGAGCTGACGCCCGGTATGTCGGTGCGGCGTCAGCTTAATGAATTTCATCATGGTGATGCCAACGCCATTAGCGAGATGCTGGCTTCACTCGGATTGCCGCAGGATAACGCTTTCCTGCAACGTTTCCCCCACCAGCTTTCCGGCGGGCAGCGTCGTCGGGTCGCACTCGCTCGGGTGTTATTGAAGCGCCCGCAACTCCTCATTCTTGATGAGCCCTTCGCCGGATTAGATCGGCGACATCGTGAGCAGATGATGGCGGAACTGCGTCAGTTACAGCGGCAATATCGCTTTGCCCTGTTGCTGATCGGTCACCAACTCAGCGCCGTGGCAGAGATAGCGCAACGGATGCTGGTACTGCATAACGGGCAGCAGCTGGAATATGGCGACACCCGGCAGCTTTTTGTCGCCCCCCAAAGCCCGCTGCTGCGCGCGTGGCTGTCTCCTGTGACCTGGACGCGACCGGTAACCACTGAGGGTGAGCCACTGCTGCGGGTTGCGCACTGGCATCCAGGGGATTCGCGCCGGACCGCGTTGCCAGCGCTGAGTTTCGCTCTGCATCCGGGGCAGTGCCTTGCGGTCACCGGGCCATCCGGCATTGGCAAAAGCACCCTCGCACGATCGCTCGCGGGGCTAAATCCCCCCCATTTGGGCGCTATCACCCTTGGCGATCGCCCGCTGGCGAGCGATGTGCGCCGGCGCTCTCGCGAACAGCAGCGCGCCATCGCGCTGGTGCCTCAGGACCCAGCCCATTCGCTGCACCCGTTACGCAGTGTTGGACAACAGCTACAGCAGGCGCTCGATCGATACCGATTATCTCACCCGGGCAGCGTGGCCGCGCTGCTGCACCAGGTCGGACTGCCCGGCGATTACGCCCGCCGCTTGCCACGAGAGCTTTCTGGCGGCGAACAGCAGCGCGTGGCGCTGGCGCGGGCGCTGGCAGGTCAGCCGAGCGTGCTTATCTGCGATGAAGTGACCTCGGCGCTGGATGTGCTCAGCACCCGCACGATTTTGCAACTGCTGAGTCAGCTACTGACGCAGGGTCTGGCAGTGCTTTTTATTACCCATGATTTACCGGCAGCCAGACAGATTTGCACCGTAGGTCTGCATCTCAGCAGCGATGACGCTGATTCAGGCGCGGTGTTTGACAAGGAGATTTGTGATGACTTCAACATGCGAGACTGA
- a CDS encoding ABC transporter permease — MRIVALLMIALIICSPWLAPYNPQRSLGLAWQLPDERLWLGSDGLGRDVLSRLLSGGRNILLFPLLCALCSSFLGSLCALLLVALPDRGRRLVVLLDPLLYMPPLLVLIGVIYAFGNGQVALLIGMTLLNIPFTLRYVRSLADPVLDTGYVEVARAAGDALPLLLWREVLPVIVPGILADGTTRLVAAIYLLASASFLGIATPGGIDWASMVRDGLPGLMLNPWAALLPALGIALVVVAISLQTDRWSKG; from the coding sequence GTGAGAATCGTCGCTTTATTGATGATTGCCCTGATTATCTGTAGTCCGTGGCTGGCCCCCTATAACCCACAGCGTAGCCTCGGTCTGGCCTGGCAACTGCCGGATGAAAGACTGTGGCTGGGCAGCGATGGCCTGGGGCGGGATGTCTTGAGTCGTCTGCTGAGCGGCGGTCGCAATATTCTGTTGTTCCCTCTGTTGTGCGCACTGTGTTCCTCATTTTTAGGCAGTTTGTGTGCGCTGCTGCTGGTGGCTTTGCCCGATCGCGGGAGAAGGCTGGTGGTGTTACTGGACCCGCTGCTGTACATGCCCCCGCTGCTGGTACTGATCGGGGTGATCTATGCCTTTGGCAACGGGCAGGTCGCGCTGTTGATCGGGATGACGTTACTCAATATCCCTTTTACCCTGCGCTACGTACGTTCGCTGGCGGATCCCGTCCTCGATACCGGTTACGTTGAGGTCGCGCGTGCGGCAGGCGATGCGCTGCCGTTACTGCTATGGCGCGAAGTCCTGCCGGTGATTGTGCCCGGTATCCTGGCCGATGGGACAACCCGTTTAGTCGCGGCGATTTACCTGCTCGCCTCGGCCAGTTTTCTTGGTATCGCCACTCCCGGCGGGATCGACTGGGCGTCAATGGTGCGCGACGGGTTGCCCGGACTGATGCTAAACCCATGGGCGGCGCTGCTACCTGCGCTTGGTATCGCGCTGGTGGTGGTGGCCATCAGTTTGCAGACTGACCGCTGGAGCAAGGGCTGA
- a CDS encoding ABC transporter permease: protein MMARFVFWRVLSTLLLLWLASMLIFFTLALAPGDAAVQALGERATPQALQTLRHQFGLDRPVAARYWQWLSGILRGDPGISLTSQQPVADIIAPAARRSGLLALLAACGMLLLGGTGGVLAAIYRDRWQDRLLSFIAMSGLSTPEFIIATLMILLLAVGAGWFPAVSLLPASGNISDQWSILVLPALTLALIGGCYLLRMIRASLIRLTAAPNILSARLNGVRGLTLVARHLLPQAAGPLAQLFAASLPYLIGGAVVVERVFGFPGLGELLLTALNTRDAILLQGVAMLLALITALCWFAADILAVWLDPWRRRS from the coding sequence ATGATGGCCAGATTTGTCTTCTGGCGTGTGCTCAGCACTCTGCTGCTGCTGTGGCTGGCGAGCATGTTGATCTTCTTCACCCTGGCGCTGGCGCCCGGCGATGCCGCAGTGCAGGCACTGGGTGAACGCGCCACCCCGCAGGCGTTGCAGACGCTACGGCATCAGTTTGGTCTCGATCGGCCCGTCGCCGCAAGGTACTGGCAGTGGCTTAGCGGTATTCTGCGCGGCGATCCCGGCATCTCGTTGACCAGCCAACAACCGGTAGCCGATATTATCGCTCCCGCCGCACGGCGGAGCGGGCTGCTGGCGCTGCTGGCCGCCTGCGGGATGCTGCTGCTGGGAGGCACCGGTGGCGTACTGGCGGCAATCTATCGGGATCGCTGGCAGGACCGGCTGCTCTCATTTATCGCAATGAGCGGATTAAGCACCCCGGAATTTATTATTGCCACGCTGATGATCCTGTTGTTGGCGGTTGGGGCGGGGTGGTTCCCGGCGGTTTCCCTACTGCCGGCTTCCGGCAATATCAGCGACCAGTGGTCGATTCTGGTTCTCCCCGCGCTGACTCTGGCACTGATCGGCGGCTGTTATTTGCTGCGTATGATACGTGCCTCGCTGATAAGGCTGACTGCCGCGCCCAACATTCTTAGCGCCCGCCTTAACGGCGTGCGCGGGCTGACGCTGGTGGCCCGCCATTTGCTGCCTCAGGCCGCGGGGCCGCTGGCCCAATTATTTGCCGCCAGTTTACCCTACCTGATTGGCGGCGCCGTGGTGGTGGAACGCGTATTTGGCTTTCCCGGCCTCGGCGAGCTGCTGCTGACGGCGCTGAATACCCGTGATGCTATTTTGCTTCAGGGGGTGGCGATGCTGCTGGCGCTGATTACCGCCCTGTGTTGGTTCGCGGCGGATATCCTGGCGGTCTGGCTCGATCCCTGGCGGAGGCGCTCGTGA
- a CDS encoding TonB-dependent receptor, with protein sequence MRTSSHQFRFKQNLTNTTKPLCLLCGLAISVPAFTAEQTPESKKDETLVVTARKVKEDPLKVPVSMTLFDRQTLGDRRIDDVEHLIRDVPNISFSSLGDMRSTYMSIRGVGPMAQPLGFDDTSVVTYIDGVPQPSFGSHLRFLDVERIEVLRGPQGTVFGRNAQAGAINITTRQPGDTFEGTLRAEAGLNSESENVGQLTVSGPLIEDRLGGRFSAAYSNLGADVDNNAPGGKLGKVETGVFRGSLVFTPDDRTRFVLTGNYERDNNTPSNFILKNGPNFPTVDLAPKGWVDREISGLSLTASRQLDRMQFTSVSAVNHYDFKNLTNNSEALTYSKVFGMPTSAFIPATDWSTYDESQNSLYQELRLSSLDDADIVWVGGINYLHDSYKLTTQYDSAFFASTNGTRNGDYTTNSYAAFGEVTVPLFGSEKLKGTLGGRYTHDRKSYESLYRSNGFPGTVASFNQSGVLNYDMVTGRAALSYDLTDDSTIYTSVARGAKSGGFPNFTNNAPSGVKDEPYKDSSSWSYEIGSKNRFLDGRAELNASLFYNSVKDENLFALDSASFTFVPKPMDTRSYGVELEGSLQLAEHWKVSGGAGYTHTELRNVSDDVAASSGARDGNRVPAVPKFNTNLTLQYYDSAAWLGLPEANIFALAQHQYVGSREADVGSHFKLDAYQLYNAKVGLEFSSFEVYVFGQNLSDERPQYIGLYYGPGSEAVTVGHGRVLGVGTQIKF encoded by the coding sequence ATGCGCACCAGTTCACACCAGTTTCGCTTCAAACAAAATCTGACGAACACGACTAAACCGCTCTGCCTGCTGTGCGGTTTGGCGATTTCAGTCCCGGCTTTTACCGCGGAACAAACCCCCGAGAGCAAAAAAGACGAAACCCTGGTGGTGACGGCCCGAAAGGTGAAAGAGGATCCGTTGAAAGTCCCAGTCAGCATGACCTTGTTCGATCGCCAGACGCTGGGCGATCGGCGCATTGATGATGTGGAGCACTTAATCCGAGACGTGCCAAACATCAGCTTCAGCTCACTGGGGGATATGCGCTCAACCTATATGTCGATCCGTGGGGTTGGGCCGATGGCTCAGCCGCTCGGCTTTGATGATACGTCGGTCGTGACCTATATCGATGGCGTGCCGCAACCGTCCTTCGGTTCGCATCTGCGTTTCCTGGATGTGGAACGGATTGAAGTCTTGCGCGGCCCGCAGGGCACGGTGTTTGGACGCAATGCGCAGGCGGGGGCGATAAACATCACCACGCGCCAGCCTGGCGATACCTTTGAAGGCACATTACGTGCGGAAGCGGGCCTGAACAGTGAATCCGAGAACGTGGGCCAGCTAACGGTTTCCGGGCCATTGATAGAGGACCGCCTGGGCGGGCGCTTCTCCGCCGCCTATTCCAACCTGGGCGCCGATGTGGATAACAACGCGCCGGGCGGCAAGCTGGGCAAGGTGGAAACCGGGGTGTTCCGCGGTTCGCTGGTCTTCACCCCCGACGATCGTACCCGCTTCGTGCTGACCGGCAACTACGAGCGGGACAACAACACGCCGTCAAACTTCATTCTCAAAAATGGCCCGAACTTCCCCACGGTAGATCTGGCTCCTAAAGGCTGGGTCGATCGCGAGATCTCCGGTCTGTCATTAACCGCCAGCCGTCAGCTTGATCGGATGCAGTTCACCTCCGTATCCGCGGTGAACCATTACGATTTTAAAAACCTGACCAATAACTCCGAGGCGCTGACCTATAGCAAAGTGTTCGGTATGCCGACGTCGGCGTTTATTCCAGCCACCGACTGGAGTACTTATGATGAAAGCCAGAACAGCCTGTATCAGGAGCTGCGCCTGAGTAGCCTCGATGACGCGGATATTGTCTGGGTCGGCGGCATCAACTATCTGCATGACAGCTACAAGCTGACCACCCAATATGATTCCGCGTTCTTCGCTTCCACCAACGGTACGCGTAACGGGGACTACACCACCAACAGCTATGCCGCCTTTGGCGAGGTGACGGTGCCGCTGTTTGGCTCCGAGAAACTGAAAGGGACGTTAGGCGGTCGCTACACCCATGACCGTAAAAGCTATGAATCGCTGTATCGTTCCAACGGTTTCCCCGGGACGGTGGCTTCCTTCAATCAAAGCGGGGTGCTGAATTACGACATGGTGACGGGCCGCGCGGCGCTGAGTTATGACCTGACCGATGACTCGACGATCTATACCAGCGTCGCACGCGGCGCGAAAAGCGGCGGTTTCCCTAATTTTACCAACAACGCGCCTAGCGGCGTGAAGGATGAGCCTTATAAGGATTCCTCCTCCTGGAGCTACGAGATCGGCAGCAAAAACCGTTTCCTGGACGGGCGTGCCGAACTGAACGCCTCGTTGTTCTATAACAGCGTAAAAGATGAAAACCTGTTCGCGCTGGATTCCGCCTCATTCACCTTCGTGCCGAAACCGATGGATACCCGTAGCTATGGTGTGGAGCTGGAAGGCTCGCTGCAACTGGCAGAGCACTGGAAGGTTAGCGGCGGGGCGGGTTATACCCATACGGAATTACGCAATGTTTCAGATGATGTCGCGGCCTCATCCGGCGCGCGCGATGGCAACCGGGTACCGGCGGTTCCGAAATTTAACACCAACCTGACGCTGCAATACTACGATTCTGCCGCCTGGCTGGGGCTGCCGGAAGCCAATATCTTCGCCCTGGCGCAGCATCAGTATGTCGGCAGTCGTGAAGCGGATGTTGGCAGCCATTTCAAGCTTGATGCCTACCAGCTTTACAACGCCAAGGTGGGTCTGGAGTTCTCCTCCTTTGAGGTCTATGTCTTTGGTCAAAACCTGTCGGATGAACGTCCGCAGTACATTGGTCTTTACTACGGACCAGGCAGCGAGGCGGTCACCGTTGGACATGGCCGCGTGTTGGGCGTCGGCACGCAAATAAAATTCTGA
- a CDS encoding helix-turn-helix transcriptional regulator → MQSTHQLHSLQQLTDMARKWGYDYELANTNRSVRQSGEFEGTIKTLTLPYGVNLCLSELTANGDDHRCGTFHHGLTILLILDGDEPNYHLDDGSPLSIERGMAKVIATKDRMRLWCRNPRGHHCRSLVIQAVPDRISDKALADQLERILQRNHIFNLIVPQCTIDRANEMFGFCDNCVIGRLQTHSCVLDLMTQALRAAKPNLPQEEAPHRDVTRMLKVRNKLVTELDCNHCLCDLARDVGISVSALKSKFQAVMGQSVFSFLRDQRLTRARQGLESEGWTVKQAAYYVGYQHPSNFSTAYRRKFGMPPRDSVSH, encoded by the coding sequence ATGCAATCCACTCACCAGTTACATTCTCTGCAGCAGTTAACCGATATGGCGCGCAAATGGGGCTACGACTATGAGCTGGCAAATACCAATCGCTCGGTTCGTCAGTCTGGCGAGTTTGAAGGGACAATCAAAACGCTCACGCTGCCCTATGGCGTCAACCTTTGTCTCAGTGAGTTGACCGCCAACGGTGACGATCATCGCTGCGGCACGTTTCACCATGGTTTAACTATTTTACTGATTCTTGATGGCGATGAACCTAATTATCATCTTGATGACGGCAGCCCGTTGTCGATAGAAAGGGGCATGGCGAAGGTAATTGCCACCAAAGATCGTATGCGCCTGTGGTGCCGTAATCCGCGCGGGCATCATTGCCGCAGCCTGGTGATTCAGGCGGTTCCGGATCGTATCAGCGATAAAGCGTTGGCGGATCAACTCGAACGTATTTTGCAACGTAACCATATCTTCAACTTAATCGTCCCGCAGTGCACCATCGATCGGGCTAATGAGATGTTTGGCTTTTGCGACAACTGCGTGATTGGTCGGCTACAGACCCATAGCTGCGTACTGGATCTTATGACCCAGGCGCTGCGCGCGGCGAAACCTAACTTACCTCAGGAGGAGGCACCGCATCGTGATGTGACGCGGATGCTGAAAGTGCGGAATAAGCTGGTCACTGAACTGGACTGCAACCATTGCCTGTGTGACCTGGCTCGTGATGTTGGCATCAGCGTCAGCGCACTGAAAAGTAAGTTCCAGGCGGTCATGGGGCAGTCGGTGTTTTCCTTCCTGCGCGACCAGCGCCTGACCCGTGCGCGTCAGGGATTGGAGTCTGAAGGATGGACGGTAAAGCAAGCCGCCTACTATGTGGGTTATCAGCATCCCAGTAATTTTTCTACGGCCTATCGCCGCAAATTTGGTATGCCCCCGCGCGACTCAGTCAGCCATTGA
- a CDS encoding salicylate synthase: protein MTDTRTELRFNLPADRTLAAIVSLIRQNPTEDYYVYERPPCWYVGLGKRASLTLSPDGSQAITESEEGCQTTPVISSLTHYARQFHTQHASAGQRVFGMVGFNYAACIRGIAFSAGEWPLLSLMVPRDELVFDAGEVTIQAQSADQCRRLARQLQDVSPVPTDGAPLVDLGAQGKDYRNMVTRALQEIAAGEYSKVIVSRALALAERIDMPATLWRGRIANTPARSFLFQYGAFAATGFSPEMVVTVERGIVTSEPLAGTRALSGSAGEDAYNRAELQSDSKEIVEHVISVKAAIGELETLCVRDSVAVTDLMSVRERGSVQHLGSQVCGKLALGSDAWDAFDVLFPAITASGIPKLPALAAILRLEAVPRELYSGAILMLEGDRSFEAALVLRSAFQDAQRSWIQAGAGVIAQSNALRELTETCEKLSSVAPYLVVS from the coding sequence ATGACGGATACACGCACCGAACTTCGATTCAACCTGCCCGCGGATCGAACGCTGGCCGCGATTGTCAGCCTTATCAGGCAGAATCCGACGGAGGATTACTATGTCTATGAACGGCCGCCATGCTGGTATGTGGGCCTGGGTAAACGGGCGAGTTTAACCCTTTCACCTGACGGCTCGCAGGCAATCACCGAAAGCGAAGAGGGCTGTCAGACGACGCCCGTTATCTCGTCGCTGACGCATTACGCCCGCCAGTTCCATACGCAACATGCCAGCGCGGGACAACGTGTTTTCGGTATGGTTGGATTTAATTACGCGGCCTGTATTCGTGGGATCGCGTTTTCAGCTGGCGAGTGGCCACTGCTGTCTCTTATGGTGCCGCGTGATGAACTGGTTTTTGACGCGGGGGAAGTGACGATCCAGGCGCAGAGTGCTGACCAATGTCGGCGCCTCGCCCGGCAATTACAGGATGTTTCCCCCGTGCCGACTGACGGCGCGCCGCTGGTCGACCTGGGAGCACAGGGTAAAGACTATCGGAACATGGTGACACGCGCGCTTCAAGAAATCGCCGCCGGTGAATACAGCAAGGTGATTGTATCGCGCGCTCTGGCGCTTGCCGAGCGCATCGACATGCCGGCTACTCTCTGGCGCGGGAGAATAGCTAATACTCCGGCACGCAGTTTCCTGTTTCAGTATGGGGCGTTTGCCGCGACCGGTTTTAGCCCGGAGATGGTGGTGACGGTGGAGCGGGGCATCGTCACCAGCGAGCCTCTGGCTGGCACCCGAGCGCTATCCGGTTCGGCGGGTGAAGATGCTTACAATCGGGCAGAACTGCAAAGCGACAGCAAAGAGATTGTGGAACACGTTATCTCGGTCAAAGCGGCGATTGGGGAGCTCGAAACGCTGTGCGTGCGTGACTCGGTGGCGGTAACCGATCTGATGTCGGTACGCGAAAGGGGGAGTGTGCAACATCTGGGGTCTCAGGTGTGCGGCAAACTGGCGTTGGGCAGCGATGCCTGGGATGCTTTTGATGTGCTGTTCCCGGCGATCACCGCATCCGGTATCCCCAAGCTTCCGGCGCTGGCCGCCATCCTCCGCCTGGAGGCGGTGCCGCGTGAACTTTACTCCGGCGCGATACTGATGCTGGAAGGCGATCGATCGTTCGAAGCGGCGCTGGTTCTGCGCAGCGCATTTCAGGATGCACAGAGAAGCTGGATCCAGGCCGGAGCCGGGGTGATTGCTCAGTCGAACGCATTACGTGAGCTGACAGAGACTTGCGAGAAGCTTTCCAGCGTGGCGCCTTACCTGGTGGTGTCGTAG